One region of Phragmites australis chromosome 18, lpPhrAust1.1, whole genome shotgun sequence genomic DNA includes:
- the LOC133898590 gene encoding probable inactive receptor kinase RLK902 gives MARLIVARVVLALVVPLLALLPARVAPDLAGDRAALLALRGALDPGRRLPWDPSAPTPCAGRWPGVVCSPSGDRVVELRLPGKRLSGTIPMGTVGNLTALQKLSLRFNAISGGIPADVGNCAELRGLFLRGNQLTGAVPEGFFWLAVLKKVDLAGNRLTGGVSLQFNRLKQLDTLYLEGNDFFGTLPAGLYLPKLSLFNVSFNALLTGPVPASLARMPANSFLGTGLCGSPLTACTNSTPPAPLPSPSAGSDSKSGKLSRWAIVGIIVGAVLIILLIIGFVACLGRRRAAAGRPAGAAADVHEGSAPITVTMARTDRDAVKQSHSPPLAREMISDGNKLVFLGNAPERPYDLETLLRASAEVLSKDALGTTYRATLDGGDPVLAVKRLRAVHLPEHEFHDKAAVLGALHHDNLPRLRAYFYSREEKLLVYDFVGAGSLSALLHDDGAEGCARLDFTERARIALVAARGVAFIHRGGSKSSHGNIKSSNIIVTATRDGAYVADYGVAQLVGAAALPRHGAGYRAPEVKDARSVPQSADVYSFGVVVLELLSGRAPAHALPDGADGVDLPRWVRSVVQEEWTSEVFDATIANEPGVEQEMMRLLQLGMECTEQRPDRRPSMAEVEARIERMVEDACMKANFSSTYGSRSVSA, from the exons ATGGCGCGGCTAATCGTTGCCCGCGTGGTGCTGGCCCTCGTGGTCCCGTTGCTCGCCCTGTTGCCCGCGCGCGTGGCGCCGGACCTGGCGGGGGACCGCGCGGCGCTGCTGGCGCTGCGGGGCGCCCTGGATCCGGGGCGACGCCTCCCGTGGGACCCCTCGGCGCCGACGCCGTGCGCCGGGCGGTGGCCCGGCGTCGTGTGCTCCCCCTCGGGCGACCGCGTCGTGGAGCTGCGGCTGCCGGGCAAGCGGCTGTCCGGGACGATACCGATGGGCACGGTGGGCAACCTCACCGCGCTGCAGAAGCTGTCGCTCCGGTTCAACGCCATCTCCGGCGGGATACCCGCCGACGTCGGCAACTGCGCCGAGCTGCGGGGGCTGTTCCTCAGGGGCAACCAGCTCACCGGCGCCGTGCCGGAGGGGTTCTTCTGGCTGGCGGTGCTCAAGAAGGTTGATCTCGCCGGGAACCGGCTAACAGGCGGCGTGTCGCTGCAATTCAACAGGCTCAAGCAGCTAGACACGCTCTACCTCGAGGGCAACGACTTTTTCGGCACACTTCCGGCGGGCCTCTACCTTCCGAAACTTTCGCTGTTCAACGTGTCGTTCAATGCATTGCTCACTGGCCCTGTGCCCGCGTCGCTTGCCCGGATGCCAGCGAACTCGTTCCTCGGCACGGGGCTCTGCGGCAGCCCTCTAACCGCATGCACCAACTCCACGCCGCCGGCGCCTCTGCCATCACCGTCTGCAGGGAGTGACAGCAAGAGCGGCAAGCTATCCCGTTGGGCAATCGTCGGAATCATCGTCGGCGCCGTGCTCATAATCCTGCTCATCATAGGGTTCGTCGCCTGCTTGGGCcggcgtcgggcggcggccGGGAGGCCTGCGGGGGCTGCGGCCGACGTGCACGAGGGTTCCGCGCCTATAACGGTGACCATGGCGAGGACGGACCGGGACGCGGTGAAGCAGTCGCACTCCCCGCCGCTCGCGCGGGAGATGATCAGTGACGGCAATAAGCTAGTGTTCCTCGGGAACGCGCCGGAGAGGCCCTACGACCTGGAGACGCTGCTGCGGGCGTCCGCCGAGGTGCTCAGCAAGGACGCACTTGGCACAACGTACCGCGCCACGCTTGACGGCGGCGATCCCGTCCTCGCCGTCAAGCGGCTCCGCGCGgtgcacctccccgagcacgaGTTCCACGACAAGGCGGCCGTGCTCGGCGCCCTCCACCACGACAACCTGCCCCGCCTGCGCGCCTACTTCTACAGCAGGGAGGAGAAGCTTCTCGTCTACGACTTCGTTGGCGCCGGCAGCCTCTCCGCCCTCCTCCACG ACGATGGCGCGGAGGGCTGCGCGCGGCTGGACTTCACGGAGCGCGCGCGCATCGCGCTGGTGGCGGCGCGCGGCGTGGCGTTCATCCACCGCGGAGGGTCCAAGTCGTCGCACGGCAACATCAAGTCTTCAAACATCATCGTCACCGCCACGCGCGACGGCGCCTACGTCGCCGACTACGGGGTCGCGCAGCTCGTGGGCGCCGCGGCACTGCCGAGGCATGGCGCGGGGTACCGTGCCCCGGAGGTGAAAGACGCGCGCAGCGTGCCCCAGAGCGccgacgtgtacagcttcggcgtGGTCGTACTGGAGCTGCTCAGCGGGCGCGCCCCGGCGCACGCGCTGCCGGACGGCGCCGACGGCGTGGACCTGCCGCGGTGGGTGCGGTCGGTGGTGCAGGAAGAGTGGACGTCCGAGGTGTTCGACGCCACCATCGCCAACGAGCCGGGCGTCGAGCAGGAGATGATGCGGCTGCTGCAGCTCGGCATGGAGTGCACCGAGCAGCGCCCCGACCGGCGGCCGTCAATGGCCGAGGTGGAGGCGAGGATCGAGCGCATGGTCGAGGACGCGTGCATGAAAGCCAATTTCAGCAGCACGTACGGCAGCCGGAGCGTGTCTGCGTGA